One region of Tamandua tetradactyla isolate mTamTet1 chromosome 6, mTamTet1.pri, whole genome shotgun sequence genomic DNA includes:
- the LOC143687447 gene encoding uncharacterized protein LOC143687447, with protein sequence MCHSCCSPCCQPTCCRTTCCRTTCCQPTCCGSSCCQPCCCSTPCCQPTCCGSNSCGSCCQPCCRPTCCQTTCCRTTCCQPTCGTSCCQPCCCSTPCCQPTCCGSNSCGSCCQPCCRPTCCQTTCCRTTCCRPSCCASSSCGQSGCGSSCCQPCCCPTCCGSSCCQPCCRPVCCQTTCCRTTCCRPTCCCSPCCVSSCCRPSCC encoded by the coding sequence ATGTGCCACTCGTGCTGCTCCCCTTGCTGCCAGCCCACCTGCTGCAGAACCACCTGCTGCAGGACCACCTGCTGCCAACCCACCTGCTGTgggtccagctgctgccagccttgCTGTTGCAGCACACCCTGCTGCCAGCCCACTTGCTGTGGGTCCAACTCTTGTGGCTCCTGCTGCCAGCCTTGCTGCCGTCCAACCTGCTGTCAGACCACCTGCTGCAGGACCACCTGCTGTCAGCCCACCTGTGGGAccagctgctgccagccttgCTGTTGCAGCACACCCTGCTGCCAGCCCACTTGCTGTGGGTCCAACTCTTGTGGCTCCTGCTGCCAGCCTTGCTGCCGTCCAACCTGCTGTCAGACCACCTGCTGTAGGACCACCTGCTGCCGCCCCAGCTGCTGTGCTTCCAGCTCTTGTGGCCAAAGCGGCTGTgggtccagctgctgccagccttgCTGCTGCCCAACCTGCTGTgggtccagctgctgccagccttgCTGCCGCCCAGTCTGTTGTCAGACCACCTGCTGTAGGACCACCTGCTGCCGCCCCACCTGCTGCTGCAGCCCTTGCTGTGTTTCCAGCTGTTGCCGACCCTCCTGTTGCTGA